One window of the Klebsiella oxytoca genome contains the following:
- the gspB gene encoding type II secretion system assembly factor GspB has product MLVRQQEPFPQPEVPAISGKVVQIPYVAVPLYAALLIALGWFSGEQWRNKPQPNLPPVAQAVLVPLNQPAVKTAVKPVKAEPETLAEAAIEVDEDKLPPLRYSAHVYASLAEKRSIVLNGQSWKEGDSPLPNLVIEQIQQDLTVFSFNGKTFTLAALDDWPGGTIEESPQGE; this is encoded by the coding sequence GTGCTTGTTCGCCAGCAGGAGCCGTTTCCTCAACCTGAAGTACCGGCTATTTCCGGGAAAGTGGTACAGATCCCCTATGTGGCCGTACCGCTGTACGCCGCGCTGCTGATTGCGCTCGGCTGGTTTAGTGGCGAGCAGTGGCGGAATAAACCTCAGCCGAATTTGCCGCCGGTAGCCCAGGCGGTGCTAGTACCGCTAAATCAACCGGCGGTCAAAACTGCCGTCAAGCCGGTTAAAGCCGAGCCAGAAACTCTGGCTGAAGCGGCAATTGAGGTCGATGAGGATAAGCTGCCGCCTCTGCGCTACAGCGCGCATGTCTACGCTTCGCTGGCGGAGAAGCGCAGCATTGTATTGAACGGACAATCATGGAAGGAGGGCGATTCGCCGTTGCCGAACCTGGTTATCGAGCAGATTCAACAGGACCTCACCGTATTTAGTTTTAACGGTAAAACGTTTACCCTCGCGGCGCTGGATGACTGGCCGGGCGGGACCATTGAGGAGAGTCCACAGGGAGAATAA
- the pulA gene encoding pullulanase-type alpha-1,6-glucosidase, whose amino-acid sequence MLRYTRNALVLGSLVLLSGCDNGSSSSSSGNPDTPDNQDVVVRLPDVAVPGEAVTAVANQAVIHLVDIAGITSSDAADYSSKNLYLWNNETCDALSSPVADWSDVSTTPTGSDKYGPYWVVPLNKENGCINVIVRDGTDKLIDSDLKVSFSDFSDRTVSVIAGNSAVYDSRADAFRAAFGVALAEAHWVDKNTLLWPGGQDKPIVRLYYSHSSKVAADSEGKFTDRYLKLTPTTVSQQVSMRFPHLSSYAAFKLPDNANVDELLQGETVTIAAEEDGILISATQVQTAGVLDDTYAEAAEALNYGAQPIDGGVTFRVWAPTAQQVDVVLYSADKKVIGSHPMTRDSASGAWSWQGGSDLKGAFYRYAMTVYHPQSRKVEQYEVTDPYAHSLSTNSEYSQVVDLNDSALKPDGWDSLTMPHAQKTKADLAKMTIHESHIRDLSAWDQTVPAELRGKYLALTAGDSNMVQHLKKLSASGVTHIELLPVFDLATVNEFTDKVADIQQPFSRLCEVNSAVKSSEFAGYCDSGSTVEEVLNQLKQSDSQDNPQVQALNTLVAQTDSYNWGYDPFHYTVPEGSYATDPEGTTRIKEFRTMIQTIKQDLGMNVIMDVVYNHTNAAGPTDRTSVLDKIVPWYYQRLNETTGSVESATCCSDSAPEHRMFARLIADSLAVWTTDYKIDGFRFDLMGYHPKAQILSAWDRIKALNPDIYFFGEGWDSNQSDRFEIASQLNLKGTGIGTFSDRLRDSVRGGGPFDSGDALRQNQGVGSGAGVLANEITSLSDDQVRHLADLTRLGMAGNLADFVMIDKDGAVKKGSEIDYNGAPGGYAADPTEVVNYVSKHDNQTLWDMISYKASQEADLATRVRMQAVSLATVMLGQGIAFDQQGSELLRSKSFTRDSYDSGDWFNRVDYSLQDNNYNVGMPRISDDGSNYEVISRVKDMVATPGEAELKQMTAFYQELTELRKSSPLFTLGDGSAVMKRVDFRNTGADQQAGLLIMTVDDGVKAGASLDSRLDGLVVAINAAPESRTLSDFAGETLQLSAIQQAAGENSLANGVQIAADGTVTLPAWSVAVLEVPQGEAQGAGLPVSSK is encoded by the coding sequence ATGCTCAGATATACCCGTAATGCCCTGGTTCTGGGATCGCTGGTTTTGCTTAGCGGCTGCGATAACGGATCCTCTTCTTCTTCCTCTGGAAATCCCGACACGCCTGATAACCAGGATGTCGTTGTACGTTTACCTGACGTTGCGGTGCCCGGCGAAGCGGTCACGGCGGTAGCAAACCAGGCGGTTATCCATCTGGTGGATATTGCCGGAATCACCAGTAGCGATGCGGCGGACTACAGCAGCAAAAACCTCTATCTGTGGAATAACGAAACCTGCGACGCGCTGAGCTCGCCGGTAGCTGACTGGAGCGATGTCAGCACTACGCCGACGGGCAGCGATAAATATGGCCCGTACTGGGTGGTTCCACTCAACAAAGAAAACGGTTGTATCAACGTCATTGTCCGCGACGGCACTGATAAGCTGATCGACAGCGACCTGAAGGTATCGTTTAGCGATTTTAGCGACAGGACAGTATCGGTTATCGCCGGTAACAGCGCGGTCTATGACTCCCGCGCCGATGCTTTCCGCGCCGCTTTCGGCGTGGCGCTGGCCGAAGCCCACTGGGTCGATAAAAACACGCTGCTGTGGCCGGGCGGGCAGGATAAACCCATCGTCCGCCTCTACTATAGCCACAGCAGTAAAGTGGCGGCCGACAGCGAAGGTAAATTCACCGACCGCTATCTGAAGCTCACGCCGACCACCGTTAGCCAGCAGGTCAGCATGCGCTTTCCGCACCTTTCCAGCTATGCTGCCTTTAAGCTGCCGGACAACGCTAACGTTGATGAACTGCTGCAGGGCGAAACGGTCACCATTGCCGCCGAAGAGGACGGGATCCTGATCTCCGCCACTCAGGTGCAGACGGCTGGCGTACTCGACGACACCTATGCCGAAGCGGCGGAAGCCCTGAATTACGGCGCGCAGCCGATCGACGGCGGCGTCACCTTCCGCGTCTGGGCACCGACCGCTCAGCAGGTGGATGTGGTGCTGTACAGCGCGGACAAGAAAGTGATAGGCAGCCATCCGATGACCCGCGATAGCGCATCCGGCGCGTGGTCCTGGCAGGGCGGCAGCGATCTGAAAGGCGCATTCTACCGCTATGCGATGACGGTTTATCATCCGCAGTCGCGCAAGGTGGAACAGTATGAAGTCACCGACCCGTATGCGCATAGCCTGTCGACCAACTCGGAATACAGCCAGGTCGTCGATCTCAACGACAGCGCGCTCAAGCCTGACGGCTGGGATAGCCTGACGATGCCGCATGCCCAGAAGACGAAAGCGGATTTAGCGAAGATGACGATTCATGAATCGCATATTCGCGATCTCTCCGCCTGGGACCAGACCGTTCCGGCCGAACTGCGCGGTAAATACCTTGCGCTGACCGCCGGTGACAGCAATATGGTGCAGCATCTGAAGAAGCTCTCGGCTTCAGGCGTGACGCATATTGAACTGCTGCCGGTGTTCGATCTGGCGACGGTGAACGAGTTCACCGATAAAGTCGCCGATATTCAGCAACCGTTCAGCCGCTTATGTGAAGTAAACAGCGCGGTGAAAAGCAGCGAGTTCGCCGGATACTGCGACAGCGGTTCCACGGTGGAAGAGGTGTTAAATCAGCTTAAGCAGAGCGATAGCCAGGATAACCCGCAGGTTCAGGCGCTGAATACGCTGGTGGCGCAGACCGACTCCTACAACTGGGGTTACGATCCGTTCCACTATACGGTTCCGGAAGGTTCCTACGCGACCGATCCGGAAGGAACGACACGTATCAAAGAGTTCCGCACCATGATTCAGACGATCAAGCAGGATCTGGGGATGAACGTTATTATGGACGTGGTGTACAACCACACCAACGCCGCCGGGCCAACCGACCGCACCTCGGTGCTGGATAAGATAGTGCCCTGGTACTATCAGCGCTTGAATGAAACCACCGGCAGCGTTGAATCCGCTACCTGCTGTTCCGACTCCGCGCCGGAGCATCGGATGTTCGCCAGGCTTATCGCCGACTCGCTGGCGGTGTGGACCACCGATTATAAGATCGATGGCTTCCGCTTCGATCTGATGGGCTACCATCCGAAGGCGCAAATTCTCTCTGCGTGGGATCGCATTAAGGCCCTGAATCCGGATATCTACTTCTTCGGTGAAGGCTGGGATTCTAATCAGAGCGATCGCTTTGAAATCGCTTCGCAGCTCAACCTGAAAGGCACCGGTATCGGGACGTTTTCCGATCGTCTGCGCGATTCGGTGCGCGGCGGCGGGCCGTTCGACTCCGGCGATGCGCTGCGGCAGAACCAGGGCGTCGGCAGCGGCGCAGGCGTATTAGCAAACGAAATTACCAGCCTGAGTGATGACCAGGTCCGCCACCTGGCCGACCTGACCCGCCTGGGGATGGCCGGTAACCTTGCCGACTTTGTGATGATCGACAAGGACGGCGCGGTGAAGAAAGGCAGCGAGATTGACTATAACGGCGCGCCTGGCGGCTATGCCGCAGACCCGACGGAAGTCGTCAACTATGTTTCGAAGCACGACAACCAGACCCTGTGGGACATGATCAGCTATAAAGCGTCCCAGGAGGCCGACCTGGCGACCCGCGTCCGCATGCAGGCGGTGTCGCTGGCGACGGTGATGCTGGGACAAGGTATCGCTTTTGACCAGCAGGGCTCTGAGCTGCTGCGTTCGAAATCCTTTACCCGCGACTCCTACGACTCCGGCGACTGGTTCAACCGCGTTGATTACTCCCTGCAGGATAACAACTACAACGTCGGGATGCCGCGCATCAGCGATGACGGCAGCAACTATGAGGTGATTTCCCGCGTTAAAGATATGGTTGCCACGCCGGGTGAAGCTGAACTGAAGCAGATGACCGCGTTCTATCAGGAGCTGACCGAACTGCGGAAATCTTCTCCGCTGTTCACCTTAGGCGACGGTAGCGCGGTAATGAAGCGCGTGGATTTCCGCAATACTGGCGCAGATCAGCAGGCAGGTCTGCTGATTATGACCGTCGATGACGGGGTGAAAGCGGGCGCTAGCCTGGATAGCCGCCTTGACGGCCTGGTGGTGGCGATCAACGCCGCGCCGGAAAGCCGTACGCTGAGTGACTTTGCCGGTGAAACGCTGCAGCTGAGCGCTATCCAGCAGGCGGCGGGCGAAAACTCGCTGGCAAACGGCGTACAGATTGCCGCCGACGGTACCGTCACGCTGCCGGCCTGGTCCGTTGCGGTGCTGGAAGTGCCGCAGGGCGAAGCCCAGGGCGCTGGCCTGCCGGTAAGCAGTAAGTAA
- the gspC gene encoding type II secretion system protein GspC encodes MHNSVMRLTISNKKIINYAPHIVTSIILFFICQQLAQLTWKIILPVNFTDTASTNITLTTSPDIPSKAELPRFTLFGIAEKTAAPVSANNLQQAPISALKLRITGLLASTDPSRAIAIMVKGNQQVSLGIGDSTPGGEAKIVAIFPDRLIVNYRGRNEAIPLFNDEPGAVKNSATPPTRQLAHELRRQPQNILHYLNISPVMDNNKLSGYRLNPGKDPALFRQAGLQENDLATALNGLDLRDQEQARQALEQLQELTEITLTVERDGQKHDIYLALRDE; translated from the coding sequence ATGCATAATTCCGTGATGAGATTAACAATATCAAATAAAAAAATAATTAATTACGCGCCGCATATTGTGACCTCCATCATATTATTTTTTATCTGCCAGCAGCTTGCGCAATTAACGTGGAAAATAATTCTCCCGGTAAACTTTACGGACACCGCATCGACCAATATCACTCTGACAACATCTCCAGACATTCCATCTAAAGCGGAGCTTCCGCGCTTTACCTTGTTTGGCATCGCAGAGAAAACCGCCGCGCCCGTCAGCGCCAATAACCTTCAGCAGGCCCCCATTTCAGCCCTGAAGCTACGCATTACCGGCCTGCTTGCCAGCACCGACCCATCCCGCGCTATTGCCATCATGGTAAAAGGTAATCAACAAGTTAGCCTGGGAATTGGCGATAGCACGCCGGGGGGAGAAGCTAAAATCGTCGCTATTTTCCCCGACCGTCTGATAGTCAATTATCGCGGCAGAAATGAGGCTATCCCGCTGTTTAACGATGAGCCCGGCGCCGTAAAAAATAGCGCAACGCCGCCAACCCGCCAGCTGGCGCATGAGTTACGCCGGCAACCGCAAAATATTCTTCACTACCTCAATATTTCGCCGGTCATGGACAATAACAAACTCAGCGGATATCGCCTGAATCCCGGCAAAGATCCGGCGTTATTTCGCCAGGCGGGGCTTCAGGAAAACGATCTGGCGACTGCCCTCAACGGTCTGGATTTACGCGATCAGGAACAAGCCCGGCAGGCATTAGAACAGCTTCAGGAATTAACTGAAATAACCCTTACCGTTGAACGCGACGGCCAGAAACACGATATTTATCTAGCCCTGAGGGATGAATAA
- the pulS gene encoding GspS family T2SS pilot lipoprotein variant PulS, producing MRNFIIFPLIAVALLSGCQQNRSTTLSPAVSGQAQLEQLASVAAGARYLKNKCNRSDLPADDVINRAVINVGKKRGWENIDGNMLSQRSTQLYQQLQQDSTPEATKCSQFNRQLAPFIDSLRGNK from the coding sequence ATGCGCAACTTTATTATATTTCCGCTTATAGCCGTCGCCCTGCTCTCCGGCTGCCAGCAAAATCGTTCCACAACGCTAAGTCCCGCCGTTAGCGGTCAGGCCCAGCTTGAGCAGCTCGCCTCCGTTGCCGCCGGAGCGCGCTATCTGAAGAATAAATGCAACCGCAGCGATCTTCCCGCCGATGATGTCATTAACCGCGCGGTAATAAATGTAGGTAAAAAACGTGGATGGGAAAATATTGATGGAAATATGCTAAGCCAGCGCAGCACCCAGCTATATCAACAGCTCCAGCAGGATAGTACGCCGGAAGCGACAAAATGCAGTCAGTTTAATCGCCAGCTGGCGCCATTTATTGATAGTCTGCGCGGCAATAAATAG
- the pulD gene encoding GspD family T2SS secretin variant PulD: MIITTVIRSFSLTLLIFATLLFQPASAEEFSASFKGTDIQEFINTVSKNLNKTVIIDPSVRGTITVRSYDMLNEEQYYQFFLSVLDVYGFAVINMNNGVLKVVRSKDAKTAAVPVASDAAPGIGDEVVTRVVPLTNVAARDLAPLLRQLNDNAGAGSVVHYEPSNVLLMTGRAAVIKRLLTIVERVDNAGDRSVVTVPLSWASAADVVKLVTELNKDTSKSALPGSMVANVVADERTNAVLVSGEPNSRQRIIAMIKQLDRQQATQGNTKVIYLKYAKASDLVEVLTGISSTIQSEKQAAKPVAALDKNIIIKAHGQTNALIVTAAPDVMNDLERVIEQLDIRRPQVLVEAIIAEVQDADGLNLGIQWANKNAGMTQFTNSGLPISTAIAGANQYNKDGTVSSSLASALSSFNGIAAGFYQGNWAMLLTALSSSTKNDILATPSIVTLDNMEATFNVGQEVPVLTGSQTTSGDNIFNTVERKTVGIKLKVKPQINEGDSVLLEIEQEVSSVADAASSTSSDLGATFNTRTVNNAVLVGSGETVVVGGLLDKSVSDTADKVPLLGDIPVIGALFRSTSKKVSKRNLMLFIRPTVIRDRDEYRQASSGQYTAFNDAQSKQRGKESNDAMLSNDLLEIYPRQDTAAFRQVSAAIDAFNLGGNL, encoded by the coding sequence TTGATCATCACCACCGTTATCCGCTCATTTTCCCTGACGCTGCTGATATTCGCCACGCTGTTATTCCAACCAGCCTCGGCGGAAGAGTTCTCCGCCAGCTTCAAGGGAACCGATATTCAGGAATTTATCAATACGGTCAGTAAAAACCTGAATAAAACGGTCATTATCGATCCCAGCGTGCGCGGTACAATTACCGTGCGCAGCTACGATATGCTCAATGAAGAGCAATATTATCAATTCTTCCTCAGCGTCCTCGATGTCTACGGTTTCGCCGTAATTAATATGAATAACGGCGTGCTGAAAGTGGTGCGTTCAAAGGATGCAAAAACCGCCGCGGTGCCGGTAGCGAGCGATGCCGCGCCGGGTATCGGCGATGAAGTGGTCACCCGGGTAGTGCCGCTGACCAACGTCGCCGCCCGCGATCTGGCGCCGCTGCTGCGCCAGCTCAACGATAACGCCGGCGCGGGCAGCGTGGTGCACTATGAGCCTTCCAACGTTCTGCTGATGACCGGTCGCGCGGCGGTGATTAAACGCCTGCTGACCATTGTTGAGCGCGTCGATAACGCCGGAGACCGCAGCGTGGTGACCGTTCCGCTGTCCTGGGCCTCCGCCGCCGATGTCGTCAAGCTGGTGACCGAACTCAACAAAGACACCAGTAAATCGGCGCTGCCCGGCTCAATGGTGGCCAACGTAGTGGCCGATGAGCGCACCAACGCGGTGCTGGTCAGCGGCGAGCCCAACTCTCGCCAGCGGATCATCGCCATGATCAAGCAGCTCGACCGCCAGCAGGCAACGCAGGGCAATACCAAGGTTATCTACCTGAAATACGCCAAAGCTTCCGATCTGGTGGAGGTACTGACCGGAATCAGCAGCACGATTCAGAGCGAAAAGCAGGCCGCGAAGCCGGTGGCGGCGCTGGATAAAAATATCATTATCAAAGCCCACGGCCAGACCAACGCCCTGATTGTCACCGCTGCCCCGGACGTGATGAACGATCTTGAACGGGTAATCGAGCAGCTGGATATCCGCCGCCCGCAGGTGCTGGTGGAGGCGATCATCGCCGAAGTACAGGACGCTGACGGCCTTAACCTCGGCATCCAGTGGGCCAATAAAAACGCCGGCATGACCCAGTTCACCAATAGCGGCCTGCCGATCTCCACGGCCATCGCCGGAGCCAACCAGTACAACAAAGACGGTACCGTCAGCAGCTCGCTGGCCAGCGCCTTAAGCTCCTTTAACGGCATTGCCGCCGGGTTCTATCAGGGTAACTGGGCGATGCTTTTAACCGCTCTCTCCAGCAGCACCAAGAACGACATTTTGGCCACCCCGAGCATCGTTACTCTCGACAACATGGAAGCCACCTTTAACGTCGGCCAGGAAGTCCCGGTACTCACCGGTTCGCAAACCACCTCCGGCGATAACATCTTCAATACCGTCGAACGCAAAACCGTCGGCATCAAGCTGAAAGTAAAGCCGCAAATCAACGAAGGCGATTCGGTGCTGCTGGAGATAGAGCAAGAAGTATCGAGCGTAGCGGACGCCGCCTCCAGCACCAGTTCGGATCTCGGCGCGACCTTCAACACCCGCACGGTCAATAACGCGGTGCTGGTCGGCAGCGGCGAAACGGTGGTCGTCGGCGGCCTGCTGGATAAAAGCGTTTCCGACACCGCCGATAAAGTGCCGCTGCTCGGCGATATTCCGGTAATCGGCGCGCTATTCCGCTCCACCAGCAAAAAGGTTTCCAAACGTAATCTGATGCTGTTTATCCGCCCGACGGTGATCCGCGACCGCGACGAATACCGTCAGGCCTCATCCGGTCAGTACACCGCCTTTAACGACGCCCAGAGCAAACAGCGCGGTAAAGAGAGCAACGACGCGATGCTGAGCAACGATCTGCTGGAGATCTATCCGCGCCAGGATACCGCCGCGTTCCGCCAGGTGAGCGCCGCTATCGACGCGTTCAACCTGGGAGGGAATCTATGA
- the gspE gene encoding type II secretion system ATPase GspE, whose amino-acid sequence MTPAAERRPLLPFSYARAHNVMLLSNGASCEVFCLAATAPQVLLEARRVAAMPFSLERLEEEAFEKLLVLSYQRDSVEARRMMADIGNELDLYTLAEELPDTDDLLDSEDDAPIIRLINAMLTEAIKEKASDIHIETYERHLQIRFRVDGVLREILRPQRRLAALLISRIKVMASLDIAEKRIPQDGRMALRIGGRAVDVRVSTLPSSYGERVVLRLLDKNSVNLDLLTLGMSPALLQQVDGLIARPHGIVLVTGPTGSGKSTTLYAALSRLDARERNIMTIEDPIEYELEGIGQTQVNAKVDMTFARGLRAILRQDPDVVLVGEIRDGETAQIAVQASLTGHLVLSTLHTNSALGAISRLQDMGVEPFLLSTSLLAVMSQRLVRQLCPHCRQQEPANADTARQMNIAPGTALWQPRGCAECGFTGYRGRTGIHELLLVDDRVRMAIHRGENEVTLIQQLGADYMTLRHAGREKVLAGITSWQEVLRVTEQQIAEAS is encoded by the coding sequence ATGACGCCCGCCGCTGAACGACGCCCGCTGCTCCCCTTTAGCTACGCCCGCGCGCACAACGTGATGTTGCTGAGCAACGGCGCAAGCTGCGAGGTTTTCTGCCTCGCCGCCACCGCGCCGCAGGTGCTGCTGGAAGCCCGCCGGGTAGCCGCGATGCCGTTCAGCCTCGAAAGGCTGGAAGAAGAGGCGTTCGAAAAGCTGCTGGTGCTGAGCTATCAGCGCGACTCCGTCGAAGCCCGGCGCATGATGGCCGATATCGGCAACGAGCTGGACTTATATACCCTTGCCGAAGAGCTGCCGGACACCGACGACCTGCTGGATAGCGAAGACGACGCGCCGATTATTCGCCTGATAAACGCCATGCTCACCGAAGCGATCAAAGAAAAAGCGTCGGATATTCATATCGAAACCTATGAACGCCACCTGCAAATTCGCTTTCGCGTCGACGGCGTACTGCGCGAAATCCTGCGTCCCCAGCGTCGCCTCGCCGCGCTGCTGATCTCGCGCATTAAGGTAATGGCAAGCCTCGACATCGCCGAAAAGCGCATTCCTCAGGACGGGCGTATGGCGCTGCGCATTGGCGGACGCGCCGTCGATGTACGCGTCTCCACCCTGCCGTCGAGCTACGGCGAACGCGTGGTGCTGCGTCTGCTCGATAAAAACAGCGTTAATCTCGACCTGCTGACCCTCGGGATGTCGCCCGCCCTGCTTCAGCAGGTGGATGGGCTAATCGCCCGCCCGCACGGCATTGTGCTGGTCACCGGGCCGACCGGCTCGGGAAAAAGCACTACCCTCTACGCCGCGCTGAGCCGCCTCGACGCCCGCGAACGCAACATTATGACCATTGAGGACCCAATCGAATACGAGCTGGAGGGCATCGGTCAAACCCAGGTGAACGCCAAAGTCGATATGACCTTTGCCCGCGGGCTGCGCGCCATTTTGCGCCAGGACCCTGACGTGGTGCTGGTGGGAGAAATCCGCGACGGTGAGACGGCGCAGATCGCCGTTCAGGCCTCGCTAACCGGCCACCTGGTGCTCTCAACGCTGCATACCAACAGCGCGCTGGGCGCTATCTCGCGCCTGCAGGATATGGGCGTCGAGCCTTTTCTGCTCTCCACCTCGCTACTGGCGGTGATGTCGCAGCGGCTGGTACGCCAGCTCTGCCCGCACTGCCGCCAGCAGGAACCGGCCAATGCTGACACCGCCCGTCAAATGAATATCGCCCCCGGCACGGCGCTCTGGCAGCCCCGGGGCTGCGCCGAATGCGGCTTTACCGGCTATCGCGGACGCACCGGCATTCACGAACTGCTGCTGGTGGACGACCGCGTGCGCATGGCTATCCACCGCGGCGAAAACGAGGTGACGCTGATCCAACAGCTGGGAGCGGACTATATGACCCTGCGCCACGCCGGACGCGAGAAGGTACTGGCGGGGATCACCAGCTGGCAAGAGGTGCTGCGGGTCACCGAACAGCAGATCGCGGAGGCCTCCTGA